The following DNA comes from Anaerostipes rhamnosivorans.
GGATGAGGCGGGGGAGCACCAGGCTGTGCGTATGCCGGGAGTGGGAGCCATTGGACAGACGCTGGGAGGGATACAGCAGTGTTTGAATGATAAGTATTTTACCTTGCTCCAGATCAATGAGGGGCTGGAAAATCTGCTGGGATATAAAGCGGCAGAGATTAAAGAGAGATTTCACAGCCGCTATCTGGAACTAATTTATCCGGCAGACCGGGAAGAAGTGCTGGAACAGACGAAGAAACAGCTGAATGTGGGAAATGCTATTGAACTGGAGTACCGGGTGGTGGCAAAGGACGGCCAGGTCATATGGGTCCTGGATAAAAGCCATCTGGTCACAGGGAGCGATGGCAAAGAGCATATTTTCAGGACGCTGATCAATGTGACCCAGTCCAAGCAGGCTCAGGAGGAACTGAGGCTGACGCTGGAGAGGCATAAGATCATCATGGACCAGTCTAATGACGTAATCTTTGAGTGGGATATGATAAAGGATAAGATGCTGTACTCGTCCAATTGGAAAAAGAAGTTCGGCTATACACCGGTCATGGATGAGGCCAGCACCAGGCTCCTGACACAGTCCCACATCCATCCGGAAGACCTGGAGCCGGTGGAAAAACTACTCAGCCAGATGGGCGGCAGCATGCCTTACGGGGAGATAGAGTTCAGGCTCGCGGACCGGGAGGGGAGTTACCGCTGGTACAAAGCCAAAGCTACAGCCCAGTTTGACCGGTCAGGAAGGGCATTTAAAGCTGTCGGTATCATGACGGATATTGATGCTGAAAAGAGGGCGTCACAGGAACTGGAAGACAAGGCTTCCAGAGACGAACTTACCGGGCTCTATAACAGGAGCACCGCCAGAAAGGAGATCGATCACTATCTTGAGAACAGGAATCCTGAGGAGATGGCGGCCATGATGATCATCGATGTGGATGATTTTAAGATGATCAATGACCGGTATGGACATATGTTCGGGGATGCTGTGCTTCAGGAGACTGCATCGGTGCTCACAAATCTTCTCAGAAAAGAGGACATTATCTCCAGGATCGGAGGCGATGAATTTTTAATCTTTATGAAAGATATAAGAACAGTAGATATATTAAAAAACAGGGCGGAAAAGATCAGGGACTCTTTTCAGTCTATGTTCCAACAGGATAGGACCCCATGTGATTTTTCCAGCAGTATTGGCATTGCGTGCTGCCCGGAGGACGGCACCAGCTTCGAGGAGCTGTTCAGGCGCAGTGACCTGGCACTCTATCACACAAAGTCCAAAGGGAAAAATGGCTATTGTCTTTTTGACAGCTCGCTGACAGAGCAGAGACTTGGATTTCCTGAGCCGGCGGCCACGGCCAGCACAAGGATTGATCCGGCCGGGGAACAGGAAAAGAAGACGGATGACCTGATCGAGCAGATCTTCCGAAAGATTTATGAGGAGAAAGATCTGGAGAGGGCAGTAAGTTCGATTCTTGAGATGGCGGGATCGCGTTTCAGTGTGAGCAGGGCTTATATTTATGAGGAATCTGAGGATGGAAGCAGTTACAGCAATACATTTGAATGGTGTAATCAGGGAGTTGATCCCCAGATGGGGCTCAGGCAGAAGATTTCATATAAGATGCTGTCAAACCAGTACAAGGACAATTTTAACGAGAACGGGATCTTTTACTGTCCCGATATCTCCTTGCTGCCCCGGGATCAGAGGGAAGTTCTGACCCCTCAAGGGACTAAATCCACCCTTCAGTGTGTCATCAGGGACGGAGGGGTCTATAAAGGATTTGTGGGCTTTGACGAATGTGTTATCAGAAGGATGTGGACAAAAGACCAGATCAGTGCATTAACGCTGATCGCAAAGCTTCTATCCATCTTTCTGCTGAAAAAAAGAGCTCAGGATCGAGCGGAAGAAACAGCGTTCAGTTTAAAGACAGCGCTGGATAACCAGAACTCCTGGATTTATATTATCGACCCTGACAGCTACCGGATGAGGTATATTAATCAAAAGACATTAGAAATTGCACCGGACGTGAAAACTGGAATGTACTGCTACGAGGCATTCTTTGGACGGACAGAACCATGTGCGGAGTGCCCTGCAAGAAATATCAGGGAGACCGGGAACAAAACAATAGAGGTTTATAATCCAGTCCTGAAGGTTTGGACAGTGGCGGATGCATCCCTGATCCGGTGGAGAGAACAGGATGCGTGTATGTTATCCTGCCATGATATTTCTCGTTACAAAGATAGTTAAAGGAGAACACATGATGCCAAGAGATCATATGCTGCATCAGGCAGAAGCTTTTGCAGATCAAATATTAAAATCATATTTTTGCGAAGCGGACGTGGAGTTTTTGATATCCACATTTGCGGAGGATATTGTCTGGCTGGGTGCGGGACCGCAGCAGCAGGCAGAAGGGAGAGAGTGTGTGGCGGACTGTTTCCGGTCAGGAAAGGATCAACTGGTGCGCTGCAGGATGTTCGGTGAGCGGTATGTATCCAGAAAGGTATCAAAAGATGTGGTCCTATGCCAGGGAGACAGCTGGATCGAGCCGCAGGAAGGCACCGGACTTTATTTTAAGACACACCAAAGGGCTACATTTTTGTTTCGCAAAAAGGGGGAATTCTTTGAGACCCTTCATATCCATAATTCTGTGGATTACTCAGATATCCAGGAGGGGGAGTTGTTCCCGGAAACTGCCGGAAAAGAAGCTTTTGACAAAATGAAAAGCGAGCTGGAAGAAAAGGAACAGGAATCTGAGAGAAAGACCAGATTTCTCGTGCAGCTGTATGATTCCCTTCCGTGTGGAATCATACAGTTTACAGCGGATCCTTCACACCGGGTTGTCAGCTTAAACCGTATGGCATGGGAGTTTTACGGCTTTTCATCCGAGCGGGAATACAGGGAGTCGGTGGAAACCCCATTTTGCCTGGTGTTGGATGAGGATAGGGCCAGGATCGAGGAGATGGTTGACAGCCTGAAACTAAACGGGGGGATCGTGCATTACACGAGGGAATGCCGTCCTCAGGGCGGGGACCGCCTAAGTGCATGGATCAATGTGGTTATGGAACGTCTGATCAACACAGAGGGAACAGAGGTGATCCAAGCAATCTATACGGACGTAACTGAGACAAAACTTCTGCAGAAGGCGCAGGAGAGAGAACGCCTGATTGAAAATCAGTGTCTCAGAGCGGCTACCTGCACCGCATATCCGATGATCATGAGCATCAATCTTACCCAGAATACATACAACTGTTTTATTGAGACGCAGACCTGCCCGTTTGACGACCGGAGAGGCAATTATGAGGATATGTTTGCAAAGATGCTGCCCATGGTTTATCCGGCTTACCGTGAAGATTACTGTTCCGTCTTTTCTAAGGAGGCAATGATGGAGCGGTTTTCACAGGGAGAACAGGAAATCTATATGGAGTTCCGGCAGCTGGGAATTGATGGTGAATATCATTGGATTTCTGCCCACATGATCAGTGTGGACAATCCTGTAAATGACGATATGCTGGTGATCCAGCTAGTAAAAGTGCTGGATCAGCAAAGGGTGGAAAAGGCAAGGCAGGAACAGCTTCTGCGGGACGCCCTGTCTTCTGCTGAGGAAGCCAGCCGGGCCAAGTCAGATTTCCTGTCACGGATGAGCCATGATATCCGTACACCGATGAATGCCATCATCGGGATGACCACCCTGGGGCTTTTAAAGCTGGATGATCCGGTAAATGTCAAGAACTGTATGAGCAAGATCGACGCATCCTCCAAATATCTTTTGTCGCTGATCAACGATATTTTGGATATGTCAAAGATCGAGACCGGTAAAATGGAGATTGTCAAAGAAAAGTTCGAGTTTCAAACATTCTTTGAGGATCTGGTGAAGATTATCTATCCTCAGGCTGTAGATTTGGGAATCCAGCTGGAGATCTACCACAAAGAGCCCTTGGAAAGGTACTATATGGGCGATGCCCTGCGGATCAAACAGATTCTCATGAACTTGCTGTCCAACGCATTGAAGTTTACTCCGGATGGAGGAAATATTACAGTTTCAGTGGAAGAACAGAGACGTTCCGGTGGATATGCATACTTAAGCTTCCAGGTGAAGGATTCGGGAGTGGGCATTTCGGAAAAATTTATGCCGAGGATCTTCCAGCCCTTTGAACAAGAGTCCCCGGAGGGGGCAAGAAATAACGTAGGAAGCGGACTGGGGCTTTCCATTGTTTATAATCTGGTGCAGATGATGGGCGGGACCATCGAAGTGGAAAGCCAGAAAGGGAAGGGAACAGTATTTCTGTTTACTCTGCCGTTTGGGCTGGTCAGTGATGACCAGGAGGCCGAACGGGAACGGAAGGCAAGGGAGCTGTTGCAGGACATGAAAGTCCTGATCGCGGACGATGATATGTCTGTGGGACAGCAGGCAGCCCAGATACTTTCCGGCATGGGGGCAAAGTCTAAATGGGTAGAGACAGGCTGCCAGGCGGTAGAGGAAGTAAAAATGGCTATTGAGAAGGGAGAATACTATAACGTTGCGCTGATTGACTGGAAAATGCCGGAGATGAACGGAGTTGAGACAACCCGCCGCATCCGGAAACTGGTAGGGCCTGAGACTATGATCATTATCATATCTGCCTATGACTGGACGGGAATCGAGGAGGAGGCCAGGGAGGCAGGGGCAGACTGTTTTATATCTAAACCGTTATTTGAATCCACACTGTGCCAGGCATTCAGCAGCCTTCGTTCATGCGCTGAGACGGTTCATGCGCCGAAGGTCCAGAACCAGAGTCTGCAAGGAAAACGTGTCCTGATCGCAGAGGACAACGAGATCAACCGGGAGGTGGCCAAATCTCTGCTGGAAGCATACGGTATTGCGGTGGACACAGCTGAGAACGGAAAGATCTGCGTGGAGATGTTTGAGAAGGCCCCGGCAGGATACTATCTTGCAGTGCTGATGGATATCCGTATGCCGGTCATGAACGGGCTGGAGGCCGTCAGGGCCATCCGGGATCTGGGGACCGAGGAAGCCGCGAGGATACCGGTCTTAGCCATGACAGCCAACGCATTTGAAGAAGATAAAGTGACAGCATACAAAGCGGGTATGACAGGCTATCTTGTGAAGCCGCTGGATATCCAGGTCATGCTTGAGGAATTAAGGAAACTTACTGGCATTTAATTTGGAAAGGGTGATGAGAAGATGGCAGTAATTGGTGCATTTATGGTGCCGCATCCGCCGCTTATAATTCCTTCGGTGGGACGCGGAAATGAGCAGGCGGTACAAAAGACTGTGCAGGCATACAAAGAGGTTGCAGAAAGGGTAGCCGGGATGGCTCCGGAGACGATCGTCATCGCTACCCCGCACTCTGTCATGTATACGGACTACTTTCACATTTCTCCGGGGACAGAGGCGCAGGGGGATTTTGGACAGTTCGGGGAGAGCAGCACCCGCATTCATACGGTCTATGACCGGGAATTGACAGACACTATATCTGGTCTGGCAGTAAAAGATGGTTTCATGGCCGGAACGGATGGGGAGCAGGAAGCGCAGCTGGACCATGCGACAATGATCCCACTGTATTTTATCAACCAGAGATATAAGGATTATGAAACCGTCCGGATCAGTCTTTCTGGGCTTTCTTTGACCGATCATTATACGATGGGACAGTATGTCAGGAAAGCTGCGTCTCAGCTTGGCAGGAAGACCGTGTTCATTGCCAGCGGGGACCTGTCACACCGTCTATTGGATGACGGGCCTTATGGATTCTGCAAGGAAGGCCCGGCATATGACCAAAAGATCATGGAAGCCATGGGCGGCGGAGATTTCCAGAGACTTTTTGAATTTGATGAAGAATTTTTAGAGAAGGCCGGGGAGTGCGGGCACCGTTCTTTTACGATCATGGCAGGTGTTTTGGACGGAATGGATGTGAAAGCAGAGAGATTGTCCTATGAAGGTCCTTTCGGCGTAGGGTATGGAGTCTGTACCTATGAACCGCTGGGAGAGAATCCGGAACGAAAGTTTAAGGACAAGTATCTGGAGAAGCAGCAAAAGAAAGCAGAGCAGAGACGGGCCAGAGAGGACAGTTTTGTACGGCTGGCAAGACTGTCCCTGGAGTCCTATGTAAAGAACGGGACAGTCATTGGAGTTCCGAAGGACCTTTCCCATGATCTCCTGAAGGAACGGGCCGGTGTTTTTGTCTCACTGAAAAAAGAGGGCAGGCTCCGGGGATGCATTGGCACCATCTGTGCCACAAAGTCAACGGTGGCGGAGGAGATCATATGGAACGCAGTCAGTGCCGGGGCCAGGGATCCCAGATTCTCACCGGTAAAAGCAGAGGAACTTTACCAGTTAGAGTACAGTGTGGATGTACTGGGAAAGACCCAGAAGATAACATCATTTGAAGAATTAGATGCTAAAAAATATGGTATCATCGTTTCGAGGGGAGGAAGGAGAGGCCTTTTGCTGCCGAACCTTTCCGGAGTGGATACTGTGGAGGAACAGATTGAGATCGCAAAACAGAAAGCTGGGATCGGGGAAGAGGAATCGGTACAGATAGAGCGGTTTGAGGTTATAAGGCATAGGTGAGAAGATGAAAGAGACATGTACAGTATGCATGCACCGCTGCAGGTTAAAGCCAGGGCAATTCGGCCGGTGCGGAGCCAGGAAAAATGTAAACGGTATGCTTGTTTGTGAGAATTACGGCAGAGTGACAGCTCTGGCGTTAGACCCTATTGAGAAAAAACCGCTTTCCATGTATCATCCCGGCAGCCTCATACTGTCTGTGGGCAGCTTCGGATGCAATCTAGCCTGTCCGTTCTGCCAGAACTTCGATATTTCTATGAAAAACGCAGACCAGGCGGAGACTGTCTTTCTGTCTCCCGAGAAACTGGCCTCCAAGGCATCAGAGCTTCGGAAGCGTGGAAACATCGGGGTCGCCTACACATATAACGAGCCTTTGGTCGGGTACGAGTATGTACGGGATGCGGCAAAGATCGTCAGACAATACGGGATGAAAAACGTTCTTGTGACCAACGGGGCCTTCCCGGAAGCTGTAGAAAATGCAGTGCTTCCTTATATGGATGCAATGAATATCGACCTGAAAGGGATCCGGCAGGAATATTATAAAAAGCTCGGAGGAGATCTTGAAACTGTTCAGAGGTTTATCAGAAGAGCCGCAGATCATTGTCATGTGGAGCTGACGGTTCTTATCGTTCCGGGTGAGAATGATACCAGGGAGGAGATGGAAGAGATGGCCGCATGGATCGCTTCGGTGGATCCTGAGATCCCTCTCCATGTATCCAGGTTTTATCCGAGATGGAGAATGATGGACCGTGGTGCCACGGAAGTTCAGCAGGTGTATCGGCTGGCAGAGACAGCGCGCACCTGGCTAAAATATGTATTCACAGGGAACTGCTGAAGGAACAGCGGGACGGCAAAGCGTCCCACTGTTCCTTTGCTATTACAAAATCTTGTGATGATCAGCATCCGTAAGAGGCGATGCTAACGGATCCCACGATGTTGAATGGTTTTGATGATTCAGGATAGCTTACATGGAAGCCTAAAGAAACAGGGAGCGATAACGCTTGATCGGTAAGAAAGCAGGCAGAGGCAGACGCAATACCGTCTGAGTTGGCAGGAGCGAAAGATGCATAAAGCAGGGCGTCAGTTCCATTGATGCACGGAAGGATCCGGAAGTATTTCCAGCTGCCAGGACTGGCAATAAAGTGATAGCTTACAAAGTAGAAAGAAGACGGCATCAGTATGGCTGTCCCGGCATCTGACTGTCTGACCTGTCCTCCGCTTTCAAAAACAGGAAACAGCGGAAGGAGGCTGCCGGAAGAAGTATCGGAATCTACGCTGTATTGGGCACAGGAAGCAATATGGCTGCCTGTGGATTGGCTGGAGACAGAAAAATGGTTCAAAACATCACATCCAGAATTTGTCTTTCTATTATGTTATGTTCCCGTGGCAAATGTGTGAAACATTTCACGGGGCAGAAGTGGAAAGTATACTGTATACTGGTGGGAAGGACACAAGTTCTATGGTAAAATAAAGAAAAGGGAATGTTCAGTTTAGAAACGAGGTGCAAGATGGAGCAGAAAAATGAAATGAAGTGGACCATTCTGAAAAGCTCTGCACAAGGCCTGTCAGAGTGTCTTCACTGTTACACAAAGAGCCAGCTTTCGGAGACAGCCTCTTTCTATGGGCTGGATGGTTCACGGTACAGGAAGGCGGAGCTGGCGCAGAGGCTGGGTTCTGAGATTCTGGATCAGATGCCGGCGGTTTTAAAGTACAGCTCGTCAGAGGATCTAAACGGCTTGAAAGTGCTGCTGGAGGAGCCGGAAGGGGCTGAGGGTCCAGAGGTATGGACCTACCAGAAAAGAGGATGGCTCTTTGTATTTGCGGAACAGGGTGAAAGGTCCTTTGTTGTTCCGGACGAGGTCAAGGCCAAGATCATCAGGTTTTTGTCCAACGCGAAAAACCGGGAAACCGTTGTCCACAATCAGGAGTTTTACCGGTATGCCAAGGCTCTGGCACATTTATACGGTGTGTATGAGAAGAAGCAGCTGATGAAGCTGTGGGAAGAGTTTCACAGCGTTCCTCTGAAGAAGGGAGAGCTCTCCAAGTTCCTGAAGTTCACGGAGAAGACTTACGGGGAATACCGTGTGGAGGGGCGGTATGTGATCTCGCGCAAGGTCCCGGATACTAGATTCTGTCTGGAGCTTATGAATGAGGTTAAGAACCTGCCGTATTACATGCCGGATGAATCGGAGATCGATCTGTACGCCGAGGAGTATGTCAATGTGGATGCCCCGGAATATAATAGGCTTCGGACTTTTTTGGAAAAGAGAAAGCACAATCCTCTTTCTTTTGCAGATTTGATGACAGGACTTGAGAACAATCTTCTCCTGGGCGGCGGTATCTCCAAGGCAATCTATCTGATGGGGGAAGCTGGAATCCATCTAGGCGGAGAACAGGAGAAGGAAGAGTTTTTGCGCTGCTACTCTCAGTGGGAGCGAAGTACGCGGCAATGGAAGTACCGGGGATTTACTCCGGAAGAAATCATAGATGAGTAAAGGGGAGCGAATTAATAAGGGATGCAGAAAATATTTCTTAGATATATTTCGCTGATAATAGCGGGAGCACTGGCGGCTATGTTGATCTTTGGATGGCTGATGCAGAGCAGGAGCGCCAGAAATAACATGGTCAGGAATTCAAATGAAAAGCTGGACCAGGTGGTTCAGATCTTAAACAACAGCGATGCGGAACTAAAAAATCTGTCCGATGGACTCAGTGAAGATTATCTCACAAGGGCCAGGGCATTTGCGTATATAGTAGAAAAAGAACCGGACATCCTAGACAGCCGGAAAAAATTAAATGAGATAAAAGAAATGCTCAGTGTAGACGAACTTCATGCAGTGGACAGTGACGGGATTCTGACAGCCGGAACGGTTCCGAAGTATATAGGAATGGACTTCCGAAGCACAAAACAATCAAAGGAATTCCTTTCGATCCTGAACGGAAAGAGGGATTATCTGATCCAGAAGGTACAGCCCAATGGAGCGGAGAAAAAGATGTTTCAGTATATTGGAGTCAAACGTCGGGACGAGCCCGGCATTCTGCAGGTGGGGATCGCACCTGACCGGCTTTTGCGGGCGAAAAAACGGAACGAGCTTTCTTATGTTATTTCCAGAGTGCCTGCGGACGAGGGATATGTACTTTTTGCTGTCAATGTCAAGAATGGAAAGATGGTTGCCCACTCAGAAGGAAAAAGGATGCAGGAGGTCATGTCAGAATTTAATTATTCTGACCGGCGGATGAGGCAGTTCAGGGATGGCAAGTTTTACGGAAGCGGAGACCGGAAGAAGTTTTATGTGCTGAGAAGGCATGGCAATCTATTATTAGGGACTGGGGTGACCGCCAAGGCCCTGTATGCGGAGAGCGGGGAACAGATGGGCATATCATTTCTATATCTGTTACTCACATCCGTTATAATGCTCATTATGATCAACTATCTTCTAAAGCAAAAAATCATCGACGGCGTTCATCGGATTGCCTATGATCTGAAGCGGATCACGGAGGGCCATCTTGAAACCGTGGTAGAGGAGGACAGCAACCCTGAATTCAGACAGCTGAGCCAGGGGATCAACCAGATGGTAGGAAGCGTTCTGGAAGCGTCTGTAAAAGTCACAAAAGTGATCGATACAGTGGATCTTCCTATTGGCGTATTTGAATATCATGAGGATTCGGACCATGTGATGGCCACAGAGAGGCTCCGCAGAGTTCTAAGGTGGAGTGAAGAGGAGGCTGAACAGCTTTTTTGCAACAGGAAAGCTTTTGAAGCCAGACTGCAGGAGATTATGAACGATCCCTTGGCCGGAGCTGAGGAGATTTATTATGTGAGCAAAGACCCAGACCAGTGGATCCGGATCCATATGACAAGAGAAAAGGGAAGTACATTCGGCGTGGTTGTGGATGTGACGGAGGATATCAGGGAAAAGAGAAGGATCGAGCATGAAAGAGATTATGATCACCTGACAGGTCTTTGTAATATCAGTATATTTCACAGGACCACGGAACGCCTGCTGGAAAGTGATATCAAAACGGCGGCTATGATCATGATGGATCTAGATTGTTTTAAAGGGGTCAATGACCATTATGGGCACGACTGGGGAGACCAGTATCTGAAGACATTCGCAGGACTCCTTGACACGCTCAACGGCCCCCATGGAATCGCGGGAAGGCGTTCTGGAGATGAATTCTGCCTGTTCTTACACGGATATAATTCCAAAGATGACATACGGAAGGCCATAGAAGACTTCTATAATAGAATCGAAGAAAAGAAGATCCTGTTTCCGGATGGGGACCTCCGCAGTATAAAGATTTCATCCGGTCTGGTGTGGGTATCCCAGGGCGACAGCTACATAAGAATCATGAAAGACGCTGATATGGCCATGTATGAGACAAAACGCAGCGGGAAGGGCTTTTTAAGCGAGTGTGGCAAATAAATTGTTTGTAAGGTACCTGTAAAAGAATAAATCCGGAGAAGGTCAAAGCTGATCACTTCTCCGGATTTTTATGATTGATTTCGTACTTATTCTGGCAGCTCTCTATTCTCTTCCAGGAAACGGCAGAATTCTGAAAGCGGCATGGGGCGTCCGAACAGATAACCCTGGATGCCTTCACAGCGCAGCGCTTTTAAGATCTCAAATTGATCCTGTGTCTCCACACCCTCCACGATAAACTGGATATTCATGGTCTTGCAGATGTAGGCCAGTGCCTGGACGAACATCACTGCTTTGTCGTTGCTCTCAATGGAATCGATCATGCTTTTGTCTAGTTTTAGTGTGTCGATGTCACTGTTGAGCACCAGTGACAGATTGGCGTACTTTACGCCGAAATCATCGATGGCTACGGAAAAACCGGCATTTTTGATATCCCGGATCATATCATCCAGAAATGATTCATCTGTATAATCGGCACTCTCCGTGATCTCAAACTCCAAAAGATGCCGGGGCACCTTATATTGGTCACAGATCGTCAGAATCGTTTTTAAAAAGTCAGCGTCCAGCAGCGTAAATCTTGAGAAATTTACGGAGATAGGAAAGACAGGGGATCCGGATCTTATAAAGTCCTGGATGATCTGACAAACCCTTTCAAATACGAAGAAGTCCACGTATTTGATGGTCATTGCTGATTCCAGCACAGGAATAAAGTAGATCGGCGGTTCTATGGCCCCGTCTTTGCTGATATATCGGACCAGAGCCTCGGCACCGATGACTTCCTGGGTGCTGCACAGAACCTTGGGCTGCAGATAGACGCAGAAACGTTGGTCCTCGATGGCTTTTAGGAGCTGGTCCACACTCTTTAAGTTCAGCCGGTCGTCAAAGTAGTTCCGGTATCTGGAAGAGTTGGGATTGGAACGGTAAAACTCTTTTTTATCCGTGTACATCATCTCATCAGCTTCAGTCAGAAGTGCCTGGAAGTCAGATGGATTCTCAGACCAGCTGTATCCCACGGCACCGCTGCAGTCTACAGAGTGAGAAAATAAATATTTCAGCTCCCTTATGGTGCGCATGAAGTTTTCCTTATCCGTGTTCATGCAGAGGATGGCAAACTCGTCCCCTCCGATACGGTAAATCGTATGCTCTGAAAAGATGACTTGAAGCTTTTTGGCAGAATCCTTCAGGATCTGGTCACCGAACTGATGTCCCTTTGAGTCGTTGATATCCTTTAGTCCATTCAGATCCAGA
Coding sequences within:
- a CDS encoding sensor domain-containing diguanylate cyclase, whose translation is MQKIFLRYISLIIAGALAAMLIFGWLMQSRSARNNMVRNSNEKLDQVVQILNNSDAELKNLSDGLSEDYLTRARAFAYIVEKEPDILDSRKKLNEIKEMLSVDELHAVDSDGILTAGTVPKYIGMDFRSTKQSKEFLSILNGKRDYLIQKVQPNGAEKKMFQYIGVKRRDEPGILQVGIAPDRLLRAKKRNELSYVISRVPADEGYVLFAVNVKNGKMVAHSEGKRMQEVMSEFNYSDRRMRQFRDGKFYGSGDRKKFYVLRRHGNLLLGTGVTAKALYAESGEQMGISFLYLLLTSVIMLIMINYLLKQKIIDGVHRIAYDLKRITEGHLETVVEEDSNPEFRQLSQGINQMVGSVLEASVKVTKVIDTVDLPIGVFEYHEDSDHVMATERLRRVLRWSEEEAEQLFCNRKAFEARLQEIMNDPLAGAEEIYYVSKDPDQWIRIHMTREKGSTFGVVVDVTEDIREKRRIEHERDYDHLTGLCNISIFHRTTERLLESDIKTAAMIMMDLDCFKGVNDHYGHDWGDQYLKTFAGLLDTLNGPHGIAGRRSGDEFCLFLHGYNSKDDIRKAIEDFYNRIEEKKILFPDGDLRSIKISSGLVWVSQGDSYIRIMKDADMAMYETKRSGKGFLSECGK
- a CDS encoding sensor domain-containing phosphodiesterase; the encoded protein is MFKLIDEIAEVIYVADVETYEMLYLNSSGKRLFQVDSYEGEKCYQLLQGKDQPCEFCTNHLLSYDSVYTWRFTNEMTDRHFILKDKLVEWDGHVARMEIGFDLTEQEEQEQLLKNKAKGEELVLECLRILYQTKELETAIQMILEKTGKFLSAERAYIFEIEGQFMNNTHEWCAENVKPEIDQLQNLPADLIDRWRIEFENNRCIFIRDMEELRTQSPEEYRILSSQGIKRLIAAPLFTNQHLAGYIGVDNPPDDLFEQVEPILETLSYFLSSSMDQMHTYRILKDLSYHDTLTGLYNRNRFNEDLEYYAKQRLETVGVIYLDLNGLKDINDSKGHQFGDQILKDSAKKLQVIFSEHTIYRIGGDEFAILCMNTDKENFMRTIRELKYLFSHSVDCSGAVGYSWSENPSDFQALLTEADEMMYTDKKEFYRSNPNSSRYRNYFDDRLNLKSVDQLLKAIEDQRFCVYLQPKVLCSTQEVIGAEALVRYISKDGAIEPPIYFIPVLESAMTIKYVDFFVFERVCQIIQDFIRSGSPVFPISVNFSRFTLLDADFLKTILTICDQYKVPRHLLEFEITESADYTDESFLDDMIRDIKNAGFSVAIDDFGVKYANLSLVLNSDIDTLKLDKSMIDSIESNDKAVMFVQALAYICKTMNIQFIVEGVETQDQFEILKALRCEGIQGYLFGRPMPLSEFCRFLEENRELPE